The region CCCGGTCCTGGAACTGCTCTTCACCGGCCAGACCACGTCGGACCCGGTGCTTTCCGCGCTCACCCGCCGGTTTGACACCGATGTAAACGTCCTTGCCGGCAGCGTCGAGCTGCTGGCCGGCACCCGCTTCGGACGGCTGCGCATCCAGTTGGACACGCACACCGACATGGCCGCCGTCCATGAATACCTCGCCCTGCAGGGCGTCACCGTGGAGGTGGCAGCATGAACTTCCTGACCGGACTCTTCGACAACCCCGGAATCACCAAGGCACTGCCCGAAGCCGTGCTTGAAACCCTCCAGATGGTCGGCATCTCCGGCTTCTTCACCCTGCTGATCGGCCTGCCGCTGGGCGTGTTCCTGCACGTCAGTGCGCCCGGGGGCCTGCTCCCGATGAAGGTCGTCAACCGGATTGTCAGCGACATCATCGTCAACATCACCCGGTCTGTACCCTTCGCCATCCTCATGGTCACCCTGATTCCGCTGGCACGCCTCATCACCGGGACCTCAATCGGGCCCGTGGCCGCCTCCGTTTCGCTGAGCATCGCGACCATCCCGTTCTTCGCACGGCTGGTGGAAAACGCGCTCCGCGACGTCACCGGCGGCAAGATCGATGCCGCCCTGGTGATGGGATCAACCAAGATGCAGGTGGTCACCAAGGTGCTGCTGCGCGAGGCCCTGCCCGGCCTCGTCGCTGCCCTGACCACCACGCTGGTGACCCTCGTGGGCTACTCCGCCATGGCCGGCATTGTCGGCGGCGGCGGTCTCGGCCGGCTGGCCTACAACTACGGCGTCCAGCGCTTTGACACGCAGGTCATGGTGGTCACGATCATCATCATCGTGGCCCTCGTACAGATCATCCAGCTTGCCGGCGATTTCGTTTCCCGCCGGGTGGACCACCGGTCCGCCGCGGGCACCGGCCGGCGCAGCCGTCCGGCCACTGCGGTCACCGACGCCGCCGCCGTTCCCCGGACCGGCACGGACCGCGAATTCGACAAGACCTCTGTCTAGTCTCCGTCTTCGGCAGTACGGGGCCCTGCCCCGGCGCTGCCGGATCTGCAGCCAGTAGCCGCTAGCTGCACCTTCCCCGGACAGCGGAGTTCCGCTTCCCGGGTCACGTGAAAGGAACGCACTCGATGCGTAAAGCACTTACCCTCGTTGCCACCGGTGTGGCTACGGCCCTGGCGCTGACGGCTTGCGGTGGATCCGATTCCGCCTCCAGCGCCGTGGACAGCCTTGACCCCGCAAACCCGGTAACCCTGACCGTGGGCGCCAGCCCCACCCCGCACGCCCGGATCCTCGAGTTTGTCCGTGACAACCTCGCCGAGGGCACCGGGCTGGAAATCGAGATCCAGGAGTTTGACGACTACGTCACGCCGAACATCTCCCTGAACGACGGCGACAGCGACGTCAACTTCTACCAGCACCTGCCCTACCTGGAATCCCAGATGGAAAAGCAGGGCTACGACTTCGAGCACGGCGCAGGCATCCATGTGGAGCCGTACGCCGCGTTCTCCGATAAGCACGACGACGTCTCCTCCATCAAGGACGGCGCCCGGGTGATGGTCACCAATGACCCCTCCAACCAGGCCCGTGCCCTGAAGATGCTTGAGGAGGC is a window of Arthrobacter sp. zg-Y1171 DNA encoding:
- a CDS encoding methionine ABC transporter permease, which translates into the protein MNFLTGLFDNPGITKALPEAVLETLQMVGISGFFTLLIGLPLGVFLHVSAPGGLLPMKVVNRIVSDIIVNITRSVPFAILMVTLIPLARLITGTSIGPVAASVSLSIATIPFFARLVENALRDVTGGKIDAALVMGSTKMQVVTKVLLREALPGLVAALTTTLVTLVGYSAMAGIVGGGGLGRLAYNYGVQRFDTQVMVVTIIIIVALVQIIQLAGDFVSRRVDHRSAAGTGRRSRPATAVTDAAAVPRTGTDREFDKTSV
- a CDS encoding MetQ/NlpA family ABC transporter substrate-binding protein is translated as MRKALTLVATGVATALALTACGGSDSASSAVDSLDPANPVTLTVGASPTPHARILEFVRDNLAEGTGLEIEIQEFDDYVTPNISLNDGDSDVNFYQHLPYLESQMEKQGYDFEHGAGIHVEPYAAFSDKHDDVSSIKDGARVMVTNDPSNQARALKMLEEADLVKDIADDSSVLTLTEEQNFKNLDFQENNPELLVNDLGDPTVDLAIINGNYILEAGLNTDDALLVESAEDNPYANFLVWKTGNKDARIDKLEELLHSPETKAFIEETWPNGDVTAAF